The nucleotide sequence GCTCAGCGTTGGTATTATCAAGTCAGCATGTACAATCGGTTAAATTACCAGAAATAGGTTGTAAATTTATGTTTACCAATTTAGAAAGTACGCTGAAAGATTTGTATAAATCTAATGAATAGAACTTTTATGGAAGAATTTAAAATTAAAACAAAACGCAGCAAGGAAATTACCGATAAATATTTTGCTTTTTTAGATACTCATATAGAAGAAGTTGCTAACGGAAAAGTTACCGATTTTTTAGAGCTTAACCAAATTGCACAGCTTTTACACGTTTCGCACACGCATTTTTCTGATACAATTCAGCAATCTACAGGGCATCATCCGTGTTATTTTTACGATTTAAAAATTATAGAAAAAGCAAAACAACTTTTGATACAAACAGATTTGTCAATAGCTAGTATCGCTAA is from Flavobacterium dauae and encodes:
- a CDS encoding helix-turn-helix domain-containing protein — its product is MNRTFMEEFKIKTKRSKEITDKYFAFLDTHIEEVANGKVTDFLELNQIAQLLHVSHTHFSDTIQQSTGHHPCYFYDLKIIEKAKQLLIQTDLSIASIAKKLTYDPSNFSKFFKSWTGKTPGNFRKSQ